A section of the Rubrobacter naiadicus genome encodes:
- a CDS encoding FAD-dependent oxidoreductase has product MVAGFRRTDVAVVGAGLAGLVAARKLARAGLSVVVLEARERV; this is encoded by the coding sequence ATGGTCGCAGGTTTCCGCCGGACCGATGTCGCGGTGGTGGGGGCCGGGCTTGCGGGGCTCGTGGCCGCCCGGAAGCTGGCGCGGGCGGGTCTCTCCGTGGTGGTGCTCGAAGCGCGGGAAAGGGT